A single Brevundimonas sp. M20 DNA region contains:
- a CDS encoding DUF1624 domain-containing protein, with protein MSLSTASLPVPPAGPVTARIASIDALRGFVILLMLVDHAREFFFFHAQVSDPMSVTETSPALFFTRLSAHLCAPIFVALTGLGAWLYGSKKGGPPAASGFLFKRGLFLVVLELTVVSFAWNFDLTPPTIFLQVIWAIGLSMIALSALVWLPRPVLIAVGAVIVLGHNLLDPITFAPDQPGHALWAILHDRGFIELPWDQRIRTSYPLLPWIGVAALGYGIGPWFAGEAGTRRRRLIGLGLGMLALFAVLRAINVYGEPLPWSVYPDPLHTGMSVLNLTKYPPSADFLLLTLGIGALLLATFEAIWLRLIGLLSVYGSAPLFFYLIHLYGLHLAYKACLAAFGPNHGDSFGVPNVAWVWGIAVVAAIPSWFACRWFAGIKRRSGRWWMKYL; from the coding sequence ATGTCGCTGTCAACCGCCTCGCTTCCCGTGCCTCCCGCCGGTCCGGTCACCGCCCGCATCGCCTCCATCGACGCCCTGCGAGGCTTCGTCATCCTGCTGATGCTGGTCGATCATGCGCGGGAGTTCTTCTTCTTCCACGCCCAGGTCAGCGACCCGATGAGCGTGACGGAAACCTCTCCGGCCCTGTTCTTCACCCGCCTGTCGGCCCACCTGTGCGCGCCGATCTTCGTCGCCCTGACGGGGCTCGGCGCATGGCTCTACGGGTCGAAGAAGGGCGGACCGCCCGCGGCCTCCGGCTTCCTGTTCAAGCGGGGTCTGTTCCTCGTGGTGCTGGAGCTGACGGTCGTCAGCTTCGCCTGGAATTTCGACCTGACGCCGCCGACGATCTTCCTTCAGGTCATCTGGGCCATCGGCCTGTCCATGATCGCCCTGTCAGCCCTCGTCTGGCTGCCGCGTCCGGTCCTGATCGCCGTCGGCGCGGTCATTGTGCTGGGCCACAACCTGCTCGACCCGATCACCTTCGCGCCGGACCAGCCGGGCCATGCCCTGTGGGCGATCCTGCACGACCGGGGCTTCATCGAACTGCCGTGGGATCAGCGCATCCGCACCTCCTACCCCCTGCTGCCCTGGATCGGCGTGGCGGCGCTCGGTTACGGGATCGGCCCGTGGTTCGCGGGCGAGGCGGGAACGCGTCGTCGTCGTCTGATCGGTCTGGGCCTGGGCATGCTGGCCCTGTTCGCGGTCCTGCGGGCGATCAATGTCTATGGCGAGCCTCTGCCCTGGTCGGTCTATCCGGATCCGCTGCACACGGGCATGAGCGTGCTGAACCTGACCAAATACCCGCCGTCCGCCGACTTCCTGCTGCTCACCCTCGGGATCGGCGCCCTGTTGCTGGCGACGTTCGAGGCTATATGGCTTCGCCTGATCGGCCTTCTGTCCGTGTACGGAAGTGCGCCGCTGTTCTTCTACCTGATCCACCTCTACGGCCTGCATCTGGCCTACAAGGCCTGCCTCGCCGCCTTCGGCCCCAACCATGGCGACAGTTTCGGCGTGCCGAACGTCGCATGGGTCTGGGGCATCGCCGTCGTGGCGGCCATCCCCAGCTGGTTCGCCTGCCGCTGGTTCGCCGGGATCAAACGCCGGAGCGGTCGGTGGTGGATGAAGTACCTCTAG